A region from the Metopolophium dirhodum isolate CAU chromosome 9, ASM1992520v1, whole genome shotgun sequence genome encodes:
- the LOC132951774 gene encoding polyamine-transporting ATPase 13A3-like isoform X4, translated as MCLSVLCSNSEACRVNGWDRQAYFELKSLGDSAKLPVRTPSGIFKDLDEIRRFDFKKYRFIWDVDNKEFYLLTGIDCGINTHELHEQRGISARDQYLRRAVYGPNLIDVPLQTIWSLIYTEVLNPFYVFEIFSFILWYLDDYLSYASAIFVMSLVSIITAVIQTRRNQRNLRSTVHSSDVANVLRENNVITVPTELLVPGDVLVIPSHGCVMHCDAVLLTGHCIVNESMLTGESVPVTKTTIPGNPDLKYDIKEHARHTLYCGTSVIQTRYYGEGRVCAVVVRTGFHTSKGSLVRSILYPAPVDFEFERDSYKFIKVLAGIAAIGFVYTVFIKVSRGHSLDSILKKAFDLITVVVPPALPAAMTVGQMYAQMRLKNHHIYCISPRSINVAGSINCVCFDKTGTLTEDGLDMWGIVPVTTSKFLPCYRNVSSMSSDHLLMSAMVTCHSITSIDGKLSGDPLDLKMFESTGWLLEEPETSEDNQFDLVMPVVVRPPNKNTFTTIEQIGQEIGIIRQFPFSSSLQCMSVIAKHLSSNLTHVYTKGAPEKILSLCNPSSIPPDFDQVLQRFTKQGYRVIAAGYRALKNNLSYVKTQRLTREQAECDLTLLGLIILENRLKPESAGVLDTLRSAGIRIIMVTGDNMLTALSVARDCGIVLETEDVITVHGVTVPPYLYFTAADMNVNPAINSNSIKLSTIMSPNSGNSVNLNMDLLEAGLLSPSSTTANTPIKCSQRYTFALTGKTWSLLRQYCPELIPKIITRASVFSRMSPDQKQQLVQELQGIGYYVAMCGDGANDCGALKAAHTGISLSEAESSVASPFTSRKASVECVVRVIREGRAALVTSVGIFKFMAGYSLVQFISVIMLYSIDNNLSDYQYLYIDLFLISLFAFSISRTSAYEGPLVKQRPETSLVSALPLTSLIGQLVISIAIQLISFVTIRYNDWFVPFQYKENESIESFENYAVFSVSALQYIILALVFNKGPPYRQGLQSNWCLSIISVVIVAFTVYLFISPFEILRSKFQLKLPPDNSSFFYVILALGLINLALAVFHEKILCDRMLVKFLSSRSHKNKSWTTSYAGIEHELQKMPDWPPLSNDRFSSSSSSPFSYTSPEQLSPTVRSTVQPNGTASNGVNLSLHRRFHSESEESNYATPAGSLQHI; from the exons ATGTGTCTATCCGTATTGTGTTCAAACAGCGAAGCATGCCGCGTGAATGGCTGGGACAGACAGGCGTACTTTGAACTCAAATCACTTGGCGATTCAGCAAAACTGCCAGTGCGAACACCAAGTGGAATTTTCaaag accTGGACGAAATAAGACGATTCGACTTCAAGAAGTACAGATTCATTTGGGATGTGGACAACAAGGAGTTCTATCTGTTAACTGGAATTGACTGCGGTATAAATACCCACGAATTGCATGAACAAAGGGGAATATCTGCTCGAGATCAATATCTGCGTCGCGCTGTTTACGGGCCAAACCTCATTGATGTTCCATTGCAGACTATTTGGTCATTGATTTACACTGAAGTCCTTAATCCattttatgtatttgaaatattttcatttatacttTGGTACCTTGACGATTATTTATCATATGCCTCAGCTATATTTGTTATGTCATTAGTCAGTATTATTACTGCTGTTATACAAACAAGGAGGAATCAAAGAAACCTTAGGAGTACCGTGCATTCCAGCGATGTTGCTAATGTACTACGAGAGAATAACGTAATTACAGTTCCTACAGAATTGTTAGTTCCAGGGGATGTTTTGGTTATCCCTAGTCATGGTTGTGTTATGCATTGCGACGCAGTCCTTCTCACAGGACATTGTATTGTTAATGAAAGTATGCTTACAG GTGAAAGTGTTCCTGTAACCAAGACAACAATACCTGGAAATCCAGACctaaaatatgacataaaagAACATGCTCGTCACACATTATACTGTGGAACATCTGTTATACAAACTCGTTATTATGGCGAGGGACGAGTGTGTGCTGTTGTGGTACGTACAGGCTTCCACACTAGTAAAGGTTCTTTGGTACGTTCAATATTGTATCCAGCACCAgttgattttgaatttgaacGGGACAGTTATAAGTTCATCAAAGTACTAGCAGGTATTGCTGCTATTGGATTTGTATACACTGTGTTTATCAAAGTGTCTCGGGGACATTCTCTCGATTCAATTTTGAAGAAAGCTTTTGACCTGATCACAGTTGTAGTCCCTCCTGCATTGCCTGCTGCTATGACTGTGGGACAAATGTATGCACAAATGAGATTGAAAAATCATCATATATATTGCATTAGTCCAAGATCTATAAATGTGGCAGGTTCAATTAATTGTGTTTGTTTTGATAAA acTGGTACACTGACTGAAGATGGATTAGATATGTGGGGTATAGTACCTGTGACAACATCAAAATTTCTACCTTGCTATAGGAATGTGAGTTCAATGTCATCAGACCATTTGCTCATGTCAGCTATGGTTACATGCCATTCTATTACGTCTATCGATGGAAAGTTGTCCGGTGATCCTTTAGACTTGAAGATGTTTGAATCAACTGGATGGTTACTCGAAGAACCTGAGACTAGTGAAGACAACCAATTTGATTTGGTTATGCCAGTTGTTGTTCGACCACCGAATAAAAACACATTCACTACTATTGAACAG ATTGGACAAGAAATTGGTATCATTCGTCAATTTCCATTTAGTTCGAGTTTGCAGTGCATGAGTGTTATAGCCAAACATCTGTCTTCTAATTTGACCCATGTCTATACCAAAGGAGCTCCAGAAAAAATTTTAAGCCTCTGTAATCCTAGTTCGATTCCACCAGACTTCGATCAAGTATTGCAACGATTCACCAAACAAGGATATCGGGTGATTGCTGCTGGTTACAGGGCGTTAAAGAATAATTTGAGTTACGTTAAGACACAGAGATTAACCAGAGAACAAGCAGAATGTGACCTGACACTTTTGGGACTGATTATATTAGAAAACAGATTAAAGCCAGAAAGTGCTGGTGTTTTGGACACATTACGGTCTGCAGGTATTAGAATTATTATGGTCACTGGAGATAATATGCTAACAGCCCTCAGTGTTGCAAGGGATTGTGGTATAGTGTTAGAAACAGAAGATGTTATTACTGTGCATGGCGTTACAGTGCCCCCTTATTTGTATTTCACAGCAGCTGATATGAATGTTAACCCGGCAATTAATTCTAATTCGATT AAACTGAGCACTATTATGTCGCCCAATTCTGGTAATAGTGTAAATTTGAATATGGATTTATTAGAAGCTGGATTATTAAGCCCTTCAAGTACTACTGCTAATACGCCAATTAA atgttCTCAGAGGTATACTTTTGCATTGACCGGAAAAACATGGTCATTGCTTAGACAATATTGCCCAGAACTCATACCAAAAATCATTACTAGAGCGTCTGTATTTTCACGAATGAGTCCTGATCAAAAACAACAACTTGTTCAAGAGTTGCAGGGAATTGGTTATTATGTTG CAATGTGTGGTGATGGTGCTAATGACTGTGGAGCTTTGAAAGCAGCACACACTGGTATATCCCTGAGTGAAGCAGAATCGTCTGTTGCCAGTCCATTCACGTCACGCAAAGCATCTGTTGAATGTGTTGTGAGGGTAATTCGTGAAGGTCGCGCCGCTCTTGTTACTTCTGTtggtatattcaaatttatggCTGGATATTCTCTGGTACAATTTATATCGGTTATCATGCTCTACTCCATCGACAACAATTTATCAGATTACCAGTATTTGTACATTGATTTATTTCTTATATCACTCTTTGCATTTTCAATAAGTCGTACGTCTGCGTACGAAGGACCATTAGTCAAACAGAGGCCAGAGACGTCACTCGTCTCTGCCTTGCCATTGACTTCACTTATTGGACAACTAGTAATTTCTATTGCAATTCAATTGATTAGCTTTGTAACCATTCGATATAATGACTGGTTTGTGCCATTTCAGTATAAAGAAAATGAATCAATAGAAAGCTTTGAGAATTATGCAGTGTTTAGTGTATCGGCATTACAGTATATAATTTTAGCCCTAGTTTTCAACAAGGGACCACCATACAGACAGGGTTTACAATCAAACTGGTGTTTATCCATCATATCAGTAGTCATAGTAGCATTTaccgtttatttatttatctcaccatttgaaattttaagatCCAAATTCCAACTCAAATTACCTCCAGACAACTCCTCTTTCTTCTATGTAATTTTAGCGCTAGGGTTAATAAATTTAGCACTGGCAGTATTTCATGAAAAAATACTTTGTGACCGCATGCTTGTCAAATTTTTGAGTTCTCG ttctcaTAAGAATAAAAGTTGGACAACATCTTATGCTGGAATTGAGCATGAACTTCAAAAAATGCCAGATTGGCCTCCGTTGAGTAACGATCGTTTTAGTTCATCCTCGTCATCGCCATTTTCATATACATCACCCGAACAGTTGTCACCGACTGTCCGTTCAACAGTACAACCAAATG gaACAGCCAGTAACGGTGTGAATTTATCGTTGCACCGTCGCTTTCATTCAGAAAGTGAAGAATCCAATTATGCTACTCCTGCTGGTAGTTTACAACATATTTga